Proteins from one Candidatus Angelobacter sp. genomic window:
- a CDS encoding class I SAM-dependent methyltransferase, which produces MRNHARPVSQLLLLCLATGWNGAVRAADENATTGPNARYEHHAQHDPNGIGAFYMGREIAHVMGHQAADWLERPEREEEEKPELLLRALKLKPGDAAADIGAGTGYYSWRMAKAVGEKGRVYAVDIQQEMLDLLAEKMAERKITNIKEVLGTVTDPKLPAASLDLILMVDVYHEFDHPYEMMEGICKALKPGGRVVFVEFRSEDPKVPIKEVHKMSEAQVRKEMAAQPLEWLETIETLPWQHIIVFRKKV; this is translated from the coding sequence ATGAGAAATCACGCGCGGCCCGTTTCCCAGCTTCTCCTCCTTTGCCTGGCCACCGGTTGGAATGGCGCCGTCCGGGCCGCAGACGAGAATGCGACGACCGGGCCGAACGCCCGTTACGAACACCACGCCCAACATGATCCGAACGGCATCGGCGCTTTTTATATGGGCCGGGAGATTGCTCACGTCATGGGCCACCAGGCGGCCGACTGGCTGGAACGTCCCGAACGGGAGGAGGAAGAGAAACCGGAGTTACTGCTCAGGGCTCTCAAGCTCAAACCGGGCGACGCGGCGGCTGACATCGGCGCAGGCACCGGTTATTACAGCTGGCGCATGGCAAAAGCGGTCGGTGAAAAAGGTCGTGTTTACGCGGTGGATATTCAACAGGAGATGCTCGACCTGCTCGCCGAAAAAATGGCCGAACGGAAGATTACCAACATCAAAGAGGTGCTGGGAACGGTTACAGATCCCAAACTGCCCGCGGCCTCGCTTGATCTGATATTGATGGTGGACGTGTATCACGAGTTCGATCACCCGTACGAAATGATGGAAGGGATATGCAAGGCGTTGAAGCCCGGCGGACGGGTGGTCTTCGTCGAGTTCCGATCCGAAGATCCCAAGGTGCCGATCAAGGAAGTCCACAAAATGTCCGAAGCTCAGGTGCGCAAGGAAATGGCCGCGCAACCACTCGAATGGTTGGAAACGATCGAGACGCTGCCGTGGCAGCACATCATTGTGTTCAGGAAGAAAGTTTAG